One Nitrospirota bacterium DNA segment encodes these proteins:
- the rimP gene encoding ribosome maturation factor RimP, producing MKMMTEGTNEAIINRVGNIITPILDGMGIELVEIVCQRAKRRWLLRIFIDKEGGVTIDDCEQVSREVGAILDVEDIIPASYILEVSSPGLDRALKKAKDYKRYMGRLVRITTSIPVEQQRFFVGRITAVEGDEIIIDTGKQTIKIPFNIIKRGSLEVEFGGIR from the coding sequence ATGAAAATGATGACTGAAGGCACAAACGAAGCTATCATCAATAGAGTTGGTAACATTATTACCCCGATACTCGACGGTATGGGGATAGAGCTTGTTGAGATTGTATGCCAGAGAGCTAAGAGAAGATGGCTTCTGAGGATATTTATAGATAAAGAAGGCGGTGTTACCATAGATGATTGTGAACAGGTAAGCAGGGAGGTGGGTGCTATCCTTGATGTGGAAGACATTATACCTGCATCATATATACTTGAGGTATCCTCTCCTGGGCTCGATAGGGCTTTGAAAAAAGCAAAGGACTATAAGAGATATATGGGAAGACTTGTTCGGATAACCACAAGTATCCCTGTAGAACAACAAAGGTTCTTCGTAGGAAGGATAACAGCAGTCGAAGGCGATGAAATAATAATCGATACGGGTAAGCAGACAATTAAGATACCTTTTAATATAATCAAAAGGGGGAGTCTTGAGGTAGAATTCGGAGGTATCCGATAG
- the nusA gene encoding transcription termination factor NusA has product MNRELINVIEQIAKERGISKETLISTLESALLSAAKKRYGSIQDMEITIDPKTGAIDARKIIDGEPVPNVDLKDLGRIAAQTAKQVIIQKVKEAERAVIYNEFKDKVGQVINCVVLRQERGSYIVDLGTTEGILPQREQMPREVYKRSDRFRAYIIDVKTSSKGPQIVLSRTHPSFVAKLFEMEVPEIYEGIVEIKGVVREAGDRTKIAVYSKDPSVDPVGACVGMKGSRVQAIVRELKGEKIDIIPWIDDPNILIAKALSPAVVEKVGINEEEKSALVVVSDQQLSLAIGKKGQNVRLAVRLTGWDIDIMSESEYEKVRKDELDKEVSAAISEESVDAE; this is encoded by the coding sequence ATGAATCGTGAACTAATCAATGTTATCGAGCAGATAGCAAAAGAGAGAGGGATATCCAAAGAGACCCTTATATCTACCCTTGAGTCTGCACTCCTTTCTGCAGCTAAAAAAAGATATGGCTCAATACAGGATATGGAAATAACAATAGACCCAAAGACTGGAGCTATTGATGCCAGAAAGATAATAGATGGAGAACCAGTTCCTAATGTTGATTTAAAGGATCTGGGGAGGATAGCTGCACAGACAGCCAAACAGGTTATAATACAGAAGGTAAAAGAGGCTGAGCGTGCGGTTATCTACAATGAGTTTAAAGACAAGGTCGGGCAGGTTATAAACTGTGTGGTTCTAAGGCAGGAAAGGGGGAGTTATATTGTTGACCTCGGTACAACAGAAGGGATACTCCCACAGAGGGAACAGATGCCAAGAGAGGTATATAAGCGAAGTGATAGGTTCAGGGCATACATCATTGATGTTAAGACATCTTCAAAAGGACCACAGATAGTCCTTTCAAGGACACATCCCTCTTTTGTTGCAAAACTCTTTGAGATGGAAGTCCCTGAGATATATGAAGGGATTGTTGAGATAAAAGGTGTAGTTCGTGAAGCCGGAGATAGAACAAAGATAGCAGTCTATTCTAAAGACCCATCTGTGGATCCTGTAGGGGCATGTGTAGGAATGAAAGGGTCACGTGTGCAGGCAATAGTAAGGGAATTAAAAGGAGAAAAGATAGATATTATTCCATGGATAGATGACCCAAACATACTTATAGCAAAGGCGCTGAGCCCTGCTGTTGTCGAAAAGGTTGGTATAAATGAAGAGGAAAAATCTGCCCTTGTTGTTGTTTCAGACCAGCAACTCTCTCTGGCAATAGGGAAGAAGGGGCAGAATGTCAGGCTGGCTGTAAGACTTACAGGATGGGACATAGATATAATGAGTGAGTCAGAATATGAAAAAGTAAGGAAAGATGAATTAGATAAAGAGGTATCTGCTGCGATTTCAGAGGAGAGTGTTGACGCAGAATAA
- the recG gene encoding ATP-dependent DNA helicase RecG, whose translation MLTQNKRYRPIYHDLQTPIQYARGVGPKRSILLNRLGIKTIKDALDYLPWRYEDRRMLKNIASLQWGSKETVSGIIKSANLIITPRRGFKIFEVIITDGTGVLRAKWFNQPFLKKVLTTGSRVILTGVVRGYGGGVQGFPHRGEAGERGLFIFYEMDNPEYEIIEGDDDILIHTGRIVPVYRVTEGLSVRHLRSIMRGIVMLYASHLPEHLPDYIRKKYNLPILSEAFREVHFPEHELDINLLNNSATMAHKRLIFDELFLLELGLALKKKKTSIEEKGIRFDIQERLTKGFIEHLPFKLTDAQQKVYEDIKKDMSSPHPMNRLIQGDVGCGKTVIAFLSMLIAVENGYQSALMSPTEILAEQHLFNLKKWLRDLGINAVLLTSALKGKEREMALRDIQDSKTDIIIGTHALIQEGVVFKRLGIAIIDEQHRFGVMQRATLRKKGLNPDVIVMTATPIPRTLALTLYGDLDISVIDELPPGRKNVITKFFYENQRKFVYKLLEEELNKGRQAYVVYPIIEESEKVDLKAATEMAEHLARDVFPSKRVQLLHGRMRSDEKESIMNSFKMDEIEILATTTVIEVGVDVPNASVMLIEHAERFGLAQLHQLRGRVGRGDYQSYCFLMASPPLSEDTKRRLKVMTMTNDGFKIAEEDLSIRGPGEFFGTKQSGLPDLRFASIVRDVRILEDARREAFRLAEEDADFKNLLHKGIKEALQKKWEGRLELIKIS comes from the coding sequence GTGTTGACGCAGAATAAAAGATACAGACCCATCTACCATGATCTCCAGACACCGATTCAGTATGCACGAGGCGTAGGACCGAAGAGATCTATCCTGTTGAACAGGCTCGGTATAAAAACCATCAAGGATGCATTAGACTATCTTCCATGGCGATATGAGGATAGACGGATGCTAAAAAACATTGCATCACTGCAGTGGGGTTCAAAAGAAACTGTATCAGGGATAATAAAGTCGGCAAATCTAATTATCACGCCAAGGAGAGGATTCAAAATCTTTGAGGTTATCATAACAGATGGGACAGGAGTTCTCAGGGCAAAGTGGTTCAACCAACCTTTTCTCAAGAAGGTTCTCACCACAGGCTCACGGGTAATACTCACAGGTGTTGTCAGAGGTTATGGCGGTGGAGTTCAGGGCTTTCCCCATAGGGGAGAGGCTGGTGAAAGGGGATTATTTATTTTTTATGAAATGGATAATCCTGAATATGAGATTATCGAAGGAGACGATGACATACTCATACATACAGGGAGGATTGTGCCTGTATACCGTGTTACAGAAGGGCTTTCGGTAAGACATCTCCGTTCAATAATGAGAGGGATAGTAATGCTCTATGCCAGCCACCTACCAGAACATCTCCCTGATTATATAAGGAAAAAGTATAATCTTCCGATTCTTTCTGAGGCTTTCAGAGAGGTTCATTTTCCGGAACATGAATTGGATATAAATCTGTTGAACAACAGTGCCACAATGGCGCACAAAAGGCTTATATTCGATGAACTTTTCCTCCTTGAACTTGGACTCGCACTAAAAAAGAAGAAGACGAGCATTGAAGAAAAAGGTATAAGATTCGATATACAGGAAAGACTGACTAAAGGATTTATTGAACATCTGCCATTCAAACTCACCGATGCACAGCAGAAGGTATATGAAGATATTAAGAAAGATATGTCATCACCTCATCCTATGAACAGGCTTATCCAGGGTGATGTGGGTTGTGGCAAAACGGTCATTGCATTTCTCTCAATGCTAATAGCTGTAGAGAATGGTTATCAATCAGCATTGATGTCACCTACAGAGATACTTGCGGAACAGCACCTCTTTAACTTAAAGAAGTGGCTCAGAGACCTCGGAATCAATGCGGTCTTACTTACAAGTGCCCTGAAAGGCAAAGAAAGGGAAATGGCATTAAGAGATATTCAAGACAGTAAGACGGACATTATCATAGGGACTCATGCCCTTATACAAGAAGGGGTGGTATTTAAGAGGCTCGGTATAGCCATTATAGATGAACAGCATAGATTTGGAGTCATGCAGAGGGCCACACTGAGGAAAAAAGGGCTAAATCCAGATGTTATTGTGATGACTGCGACCCCTATTCCACGAACACTGGCACTTACCCTCTATGGCGATCTGGATATATCGGTGATAGATGAACTCCCTCCAGGAAGAAAGAATGTAATAACAAAGTTCTTCTACGAAAATCAGCGCAAGTTTGTTTACAAACTGTTAGAAGAAGAACTAAATAAAGGAAGACAGGCATATGTGGTTTATCCGATAATAGAGGAGTCTGAGAAGGTAGACCTCAAGGCGGCAACAGAGATGGCAGAACATCTGGCGAGAGATGTCTTTCCTTCAAAAAGGGTTCAGTTACTTCATGGCAGGATGCGGTCTGATGAAAAGGAATCTATTATGAATTCTTTCAAAATGGACGAGATAGAGATTCTTGCGACCACGACAGTCATAGAAGTAGGTGTGGATGTGCCCAATGCATCTGTCATGTTAATAGAACACGCAGAACGTTTCGGTCTGGCTCAATTACATCAACTCAGAGGGAGGGTTGGAAGGGGTGATTACCAGTCTTACTGTTTTTTGATGGCATCACCACCACTCTCAGAAGACACTAAGAGAAGACTTAAAGTAATGACAATGACCAATGATGGGTTCAAGATTGCAGAAGAGGACCTCTCGATAAGGGGTCCAGGAGAATTCTTCGGGACTAAACAATCAGGACTACCTGATTTAAGGTTCGCAAGCATTGTAAGAGATGTCAGGATACTTGAGGATGCCCGAAGAGAGGCATTCAGGCTTGCCGAAGAAGACGCCGATTTTAAAAATCTACTCCATAAGGGAATAAAGGAGGCACTGCAAAAGAAGTGGGAAGGAAGGTTAGAACTTATCAAGATAAGTTAA
- the larE gene encoding ATP-dependent sacrificial sulfur transferase LarE, with protein sequence MKDKFARLKGMLSEMGSVLIAYSGGVDSTFLLKVSHDVLGDRVLAVTAISETYPEGEIQRAVRVATGFGIRHRIIETEELSNESFSSNPPERCYYCKGELFTRLIDIARQEGIAFVIDGSNHDDTGDFRPGMQAAKDLGIRSPLKEVGLTKEEIRVLSAEMEIETWDAPSSACLSSRFPYGMSITKEALKKVGAAESAMRRLGFIQFRVRHYGDIARIEVEKSEIPKFADEDLRKEVVSAIKSAGYTYICLDLEGYRTGSMNEVLKTKRVNC encoded by the coding sequence ATGAAGGATAAGTTTGCTCGACTTAAAGGGATGTTATCAGAGATGGGCAGTGTGCTCATCGCATACTCTGGTGGTGTGGATAGCACATTTCTCCTGAAGGTTTCCCATGATGTTCTTGGCGATAGGGTTCTTGCAGTGACTGCAATCTCTGAGACATACCCTGAAGGTGAAATTCAAAGGGCAGTAAGGGTAGCCACAGGCTTTGGTATCAGGCACAGGATTATAGAAACAGAGGAACTTTCAAACGAGTCTTTCTCGAGTAATCCTCCCGAGCGCTGTTATTATTGTAAGGGAGAACTCTTTACCAGACTCATTGATATAGCAAGACAGGAAGGTATCGCATTTGTAATAGATGGTTCTAATCATGACGATACAGGTGATTTTCGTCCTGGCATGCAGGCTGCGAAGGATCTCGGCATAAGAAGTCCTTTAAAAGAGGTTGGGCTTACAAAAGAAGAGATAAGGGTACTTTCAGCGGAGATGGAGATTGAAACATGGGATGCCCCTTCATCTGCCTGTCTTTCATCCCGTTTTCCATACGGTATGAGCATTACAAAAGAGGCTCTCAAAAAGGTGGGGGCTGCAGAATCTGCAATGAGACGACTCGGGTTCATTCAGTTCAGGGTTAGGCATTACGGAGATATTGCACGGATAGAGGTAGAAAAGAGTGAGATACCAAAATTTGCTGATGAAGACCTCAGAAAGGAAGTAGTCTCTGCTATTAAATCTGCCGGGTATACTTATATCTGTCTTGATCTTGAGGGGTATAGAACAGGTAGTATGAATGAAGTTCTGAAGACTAAAAGAGTGAATTGCTAA
- a CDS encoding universal stress protein — protein sequence MKIEKILFTTKFRELTFNALESLFVLKDADLKEVVLSYIIPREDVAFVPYGGYLKKEEERLREETRMKFEDWQKALSEKGVDSKIIIEVGEPVPKILSIAEREKVDLIVAGRKKRTVEKLHLGSCTLEILRRSPIPVLVNKYMVQFEWAGEIVTRINDRIFDKPLIATDWSEPSNRAFDLLLSLKNVVKEAAICHVIGEKILKGKDKSELYRLENENTERLERYCKILRNAGIKAEFHLSSGDTTSEILRIARELRASMIIVGTTGKDRLHELLPGSVSHRIADISELPTLLVP from the coding sequence ATGAAAATAGAAAAGATTCTCTTTACAACAAAGTTCAGAGAACTTACATTTAACGCCCTTGAATCCCTTTTTGTGCTTAAAGATGCAGACCTGAAAGAGGTAGTTCTGAGTTATATCATCCCGAGGGAAGATGTGGCATTTGTCCCCTATGGAGGCTACCTGAAGAAGGAAGAGGAGAGACTCAGGGAGGAGACAAGGATGAAGTTTGAAGATTGGCAGAAGGCACTATCAGAGAAAGGCGTAGATAGTAAGATTATAATAGAGGTTGGAGAACCTGTACCCAAGATTCTTTCGATTGCAGAGAGAGAAAAAGTTGACCTTATTGTCGCAGGTAGAAAGAAAAGGACGGTAGAAAAGCTTCATCTCGGTTCCTGTACGCTCGAAATCCTCCGTCGTAGTCCTATTCCAGTCCTCGTTAATAAATATATGGTTCAGTTTGAATGGGCTGGTGAGATAGTTACCCGAATAAATGACCGCATTTTCGATAAGCCTTTGATAGCAACTGATTGGTCTGAACCATCAAATAGGGCTTTCGATTTACTGTTATCCCTTAAAAATGTAGTTAAAGAGGCTGCTATCTGCCATGTGATTGGTGAAAAGATTTTAAAGGGTAAAGATAAATCAGAATTATATCGTCTCGAGAATGAAAATACCGAGAGGCTGGAAAGATACTGTAAGATCTTAAGAAATGCAGGGATTAAAGCAGAATTTCATCTGTCATCTGGTGACACGACTTCTGAAATCCTGCGTATCGCAAGGGAATTGAGAGCAAGTATGATAATAGTTGGAACAACAGGAAAAGATCGACTCCATGAACTACTGCCTGGTAGTGTTTCACATCGCATAGCAGATATATCAGAGCTTCCAACTCTACTTGTGCCATAG